A single genomic interval of Astyanax mexicanus isolate ESR-SI-001 chromosome 4, AstMex3_surface, whole genome shotgun sequence harbors:
- the LOC111196715 gene encoding zinc finger protein 484-like isoform X1 translates to MEPSPDMEKHQHSVKSFTKQSDLKKHQRIHTGEKPHHCSDCGKSFTKQSDLKNHQRIHTGEKPYYCFDCGKSFTKRSTLKIHQRIHTGEKPYYCSDCDKCFTKQSNLKLHQRIHTGEKPYHCSDCGKSFTQQSNLKNHQRIHTGEKPYYCFDCGKSFTKRSTLKIHQRIHTGEKPYYCSDCDKCFTKQSNLKLHQRIHTGVKPYHCSDCGKSFNQQGNLKNHQRIHTGEKSYYCSDCGKSFTEQSSLKLHQRIHTGEKPYHCSDCGKSFTRQSDLKNHQRIHTGEKPYYCSDCGKSFTEQSSLKIHQRIHTGEKPYHCSDCGKSFTKQSNLKIHQRIHTGEKPYYCFDCRKSFTEQSHLKKHQRIHTGEKPYHCSDCDKSFTQQSHLKIHQRIHTGEKPYHCSDCDKCFTTQSNLILHQRIHTGEKPYHCSDCGKSFTQQSHLKIHQRIHTGEKPYHCSDCGKSFTQQSHLKLHQRIHTGEKPYHCSDCGKSFTLQSELILHQSIHKR, encoded by the coding sequence atggagccaagtcccgacatggagaaacatcagcactctgtcaagagttttactaaacagagtgatctcaaaaaacaccagcgcattcacacaggagagaaaccacatcactgctcagactgtgggaagagttttactaaacagagtgatctcaaaaatcaccagcgcattcacacaggagagaaaccgtattactgtttcgactgtgggaagagttttactaaacggagtactctcaaaatacaccaacgcattcacacaggagagaaaccgtattactgctcagactgtgataagtgttttactaaacagagtaatctcaaactgcaccagcgcattcacacaggagagaaaccgtatcactgctcagactgtgggaagagttttactcaacagagtaatctcaaaaatcaccagcgcattcacacaggagagaaaccgtattactgtttcgactgtgggaagagttttactaaacggagtactctcaaaatacaccaacgcattcacacaggagagaaaccgtattactgctcagactgtgataagtgttttactaaacagagtaatctcaaactgcaccagcgcattcacacaggagtgaaaccgtatcactgctcagactgtgggaagagttttaatcaacagggtaatctcaaaaatcaccagcgcattcacacaggagagaaatcgtattactgctccgattgtgggaagagttttactgaacagagtagtctcaaactgcaccagcgcattcacacaggagagaaaccgtatcactgctcagactgtgggaagagttttactagacagagtgatctcaaaaatcaccagcgcattcacacaggagagaaaccgtattactgctccgattgtgggaagagttttactgaacagagtagtctcaaaatacaccagcgcattcacacaggagagaaaccgtatcactgctcagactgtgggaagagttttactaaacagagtaatctcaaaatacaccagcgcattcacacaggagagaaaccgtattactgtttcgactgtagaaagagttttactgaacagagtcatctcaaaaaacaccagcgcattcacacaggagagaaaccgtatcactgctcagactgtgataagagttttactcaacagagtcatctcaaaatacaccagcgcattcacacaggagagaaaccgtatcactgctcagactgtgataagtgttttactacacagagtaatctcatactgcaccagcgcattcacacaggagagaaaccgtatcactgctcagactgtgggaagagttttactcaacagagtcatctcaaaatacaccagcgcattcacacaggagagaaaccgtatcactgctcagactgtgggaagagttttactcaacagagtcatctcaaactgcaccagcgcattcacacaggagagaaaccgtatcactgctcagactgtgggaagagttttactttacagagtgaacttatattacatcagagcattcacaaaagatag